A window from Cryptomeria japonica chromosome 1, Sugi_1.0, whole genome shotgun sequence encodes these proteins:
- the LOC131049729 gene encoding CASP-like protein 4C1: MYGMQSPELPGAVLRLHNGERPSPSPARGGTVHYYSTASIQKVRRFNKLILLLRLLSLCFSLAASIFMAMNTHTPSPSNNTSGTLPTSNKANWYDYDAFRYVFAANAIICIYSLAQMGLVMWELLRVNTLLPEMIQVWFDFGHDQAFAYMLMSASSAGTTLAQNMRRGQKWIAMDHTCNDVNVFCVQSDIAISLGFAAFVFVACACLLSGFGVTSFIITNSRFTFNT; encoded by the exons ATGTACGGTATGCAGTCCCCTGAGCTGCCCGGGGCGGTTCTGAGGCTGCACAACGGAGAGCGGCCCAGCCCCAGCCCTGCCCGGGGAGGAACTGTGCACTATTATTCAACTGCCTCAATACAGAAGGTCAGAAGGTTCAataagctcatcctcctcctccgcCTCCTCTCACTCTGCTTCTCTCTTGCAGCTTCCATTTTCATGGCTATGAATACCCATACGCCCTCTCCTAGCAACAACACTTCAGGGACTTTACCCACTTCAAACAAGGCAAATTGGTATGATTATGACGCCTTTAG ATATGTGTTTGCTGCAAACGCTATCATTTGTATATACTCGTTAGCCCAAATGGGTTTGGTCATGTGGGAGCTTTTGAGGGTCAACACTTTGTTGCCTGAGATGATCCAAGTTTGGTTTGATTTTGGCCATGACCAG GCATTTGCGTACATGCTGATGTCAGCGAGCTCAGCTGGGACGACATTAGCACAGAACATGAGGAGGGGGCAGAAATGGATAGCGATGGATCACACGTGTAACGATGTGAATGTGTTTTGTGTGCAATCAGACATTGCAATTTCTCTAGGGTTTGCAGCTTTCGTATTCGTGGCGTGCGCGTGTTTGCTGTCTGGTTTCGGAGTCACCTCCTTTATTATTACCAACTCTCGCTTTACATTTAACACTTGA